The Nymphalis io chromosome 14, ilAglIoxx1.1, whole genome shotgun sequence genome has a segment encoding these proteins:
- the LOC126773487 gene encoding uncharacterized protein LOC126773487 produces MNDLLHKHGCANVFSVPEGLKELMSDVTREVLREQPQKIYDFISNYLSVLLITREHGIMAVKILDDLCDCRPTVSEHLIQVGLQIGEAQILSEIIKEEIDGFQASEGKETIKEYDIMKKILKKIPLDEVMAAKVCQVARNAFRDYWYRKQTMEKELKIKPKEPWEVAAQRTLELYRRTKPSPSELIRATEKIQAAYRGYYVRRNLLRHLRPKSKRKSPKVNLPGPPLDVAASREIDLGPLLNIKVREDDINAMFNEHAAEKLGLPYDPMRALTHVPDEEYVEETDYSLPQDKLTRVSEIQSQIPMTSSAIGSHSRAPSAVPSQLSEGKRQSRLPSQADAIRSRIGSKVDAVETIQKISFSEVPPVPVNTSVFADDLDVIGDVEIKEVLAPDTVEPFETDVLESEVPEDIPDDRIEDTEGDEGSAPIETIPSSAPETANTTDVEDEAVEELNVTDEGEG; encoded by the exons atgaacgatttattacataaacatgGATGCGCCAACGTATTTTCTGTTCCTGAAGGATTGAAGGAACTTATGTCCGATGTAACACGAGAA gttTTGCGTGAACAGCCTCAAAAAATTTacgattttatttctaattacttATCCGTGCTACTCATAACACGAGAACATGGAATCATGGCGGTAAAGATCCTGGATGATCTCTGCGATTGCAGACCCACAGTATCAGAGCACTTGATACAAGTGGGACTACAGATAGGAGAAGCGCAAATTTTATCAGAAATAATTAAGGAAGAAATTGATGGATTCCAGGCTAGTGAGGGAAaag aaacaataaaagaatatgatataatgaagaagattcttaaaaaaatccCGTTAGATGAAGTAATGGCGGCCAAGGTGTGTCAAGTAGCAAGGAACGCGTTTCGCGACTACTGGTATAGGAAGCAAACAATGGAAAAg gaa CTTAAAATTAAGCCGAAAGAACCGTGGGAAGTCGCTGCACAAAGAACATTAGAATTGTACAGAAGAACCAAGCCATCTCCGAGTGAACTGATCAGGGCCACTGAGAAAATACAG gCCGCTTATAGAGGATACTACGTTCGTCGAAATCTCCTACGTCATTTAAGACCTAAATCCAAAAGGAAGAGTCCTAAGGTAAATTTGCCGGGACCTCCGCTCGATGTCGCAGCCTCTAGAGAGATTGACTTAGGACCATTATTG AATATAAAAGTTCGTGAGGACGACATCAATGCAATGTTTAATGAACACGCAGCTGAAAAGCTGGGACTGCCGTACGATCCAATGAGAGCGTTAACGCATGTCCCTGATGAAGAATATGTTGAAGAAACTGATTATTCATTACCTCAGGACAAGTTAACCAGGGTTTCGGAAATACAATCACAGATTCCGATGACGTCGAGTGCTATTGGCTCTCATAGTCGAGCACCAAGTGCTGTTCCAAGCCAGCTATCTGAGG GAAAACGCCAGAGTCGCTTACCAAGTCAAGCAGATGCGATTCGTAGCCGAATAGGAAGTAAAGTCGACGCTGTTGAAACTATTCAAAAAATTTCATTCTCAGAA GTACCGCCGGTACCGGTAAATACTTCGGTATTTGCAGATGATCTAGATGTTATAGGTGATGTTGAAATCAAAGAAGTATTAGCGCCGGATACTGTCGAACCTTTTGAAACTGATGTATTGGAATCTGAAGTTCCAGAAGATATACCCG ATGATCGTATTGAAGATACTGAAGGTGATGAAGGAAGTGCACCAATAGAAACCATTCCATCATCAGCTCCTGAAACTGCTAACACTACTGATGTTGAAGACGAAGCCGTAGAAGAACTGAACGTTACTGATGAAGGAGAAGGTTAA
- the LOC126773419 gene encoding uncharacterized protein LOC126773419 — protein sequence MDNNLLQSQIHESCKLSLPEGLKDLMSDISREVLRAQPQNLYQFIANYLEALLEVRDVLSIAYDICTDTCECTCEPELHSELKAIGLDQNNLDKAVEIIGTHLKNESVNEPSLLAKLVNKTSIDELYIPAIQGAVQRAFKRQQLKNTKVKYSQNDPNDKTTNAVQHTIKLYQQRKPKSKQLFAQTALKSCIELKSGDSSGDFDKASFQEQDQSINNNVGKELLNTNDNDLENDRNYDLYYPKYIIEDEDIEEEIVEHEKSRKNSIVSSVDESLANADDSDDGSM from the exons ATGGATAATAATTTACTTCAGTCACAAATCCATGAAAGTTGCAAATTAAGTTTACCTGAAGGCTTAAAAGATTTAATGAGTGATATATCCAGGGAA GTTCTAAGGGCCCAACCGCAGaacttatatcaatttataGCCAATTATCTTGAAGCTCTTCTAGAAGTTAGAGATGTATTATCTATCGCTTATGACATTTGTACTGACACGTGTGAATGCACTTGTGAGCCAGAACTGCACAGTGAGTTAAAAGCGATTGGCTTGGACCAGAATAATCTTGATAAGGCCGTGGAAATAATAGGAACACATTTAAAGAACGAGTCAG TAAACGAACCAAGTCTACTCGCAAAATTGGTAAACAAAACTAGCATTGACGAATTATACATACCCGCTATTCAAGGAGCCGTCCAGAGAGCCTTTAAAAGACAACAACTGAAAAATACAAAAGTTAAG tactcGCAAAATGACCCGAATGATAAAACGACGAATGCTGTCCAACACACCATTAAACTTTATCAACAAAGAAAACCTAAG agTAAACAACTCTTCGCACAAACAGCCCTTAAATCAT GTATTGAACTTAAATCTGGTGACTCGTCTGGTGATTTTGACAAAGCATCTTTTCAAGAGCAAGATCAATCCATAAACAATAATGTTGgtaaagaattattaaatacaaatgataATGACTTAGAAAATGACcgtaattatgatttatattacccaaaatatataattgaagacGAAGATATAGAAGAGGAAATCGTTGAACATGAAAAATCAAGGAAGAACTCAATCGTTTCTTCTGTTGACGAATCTTTGGCAAATGCTGATGATAGTGATGATGGGTCAATGTGA